Proteins from a single region of Corvus hawaiiensis isolate bCorHaw1 chromosome 6, bCorHaw1.pri.cur, whole genome shotgun sequence:
- the LOC125327004 gene encoding heme-binding protein 2-like isoform X1: protein METGGCRMGGAGPGGPAAITLEELDGLAEESADSAYHSHGSSLEEEAAERVDDEEQERLLSYWQSVGRGHQVDVPRDMAEPIQQLTRNNNPQERQSIPFTLIQRKEKLGDLLYEKRQYGKAKWACIKMKEKQYEQSICLGFMKLMRYICEQNSSGLYLGITVPIVTIVHTNEALSAMTQAVTVAYYLPEVLQDEPPHPFDSDIIIEEWPATIVYSRSFRGITNEDSIMREINLLAAILESPELCLRDTFIIAGYTNPAAANRHNEIWFLQRP, encoded by the exons ATGGAGACGGGCGGGTGCCGCATGGGCGGCGCGGGGCCCGGCGGCCCGGCCGCGATCACGCTGGAGGAGCTGGACGGGCTGGCCGAGGAGAGCGCCGACTCCGCGTACCACAGCCacggcagcagcctggaggaggaggcggcCGAACGCGTGGACGACGAGGAGCAGGAGCGGCTGCTGAGCTACTGGCAGAGCGTGGGCCGGGGGCACCAGGTGGACGTGCCCCGCG ACATGGCAGAGCCCATCCAGCAGCTGACCAGGAATAACAACCCTCAGGAGAGACAGAGCATCCCCTTCACCCTGATCCAGCGCAAGGAGAAG ctgGGAGATCTGCTCTATGAGAAAAGGCAGTATGGGAAAGCCAAGTGGGCTTGTATAAAGATGAAAGAGAAGCAGTACGAACAGAGCATCTGCCTGGGGTTCATGAAGCTCATGAGGTACATCTGTGAGCAGAACTCCTCAG GGCTGTACCTGGGGATCACGGTCCCCATCGTGACCATCGTGCACACCAACGAGGCGCTGTCGGCGATGACACAGGCGGTGACAGTGGCCTATTACCTGCCCGAGGTGCTGCAGGACGAGCCCCCACACCCCTTCGACTCCGACATCATCATCGAGGAGTGGCCTGCCACCATTGTCTACAGCAG GAGCTTCCGAGGGATCACCAACGAAGACTCGATCATGAGAGAGATCAACCTGCTGGCAGCCATCCTGGAGAGCCCCGAGCTGTGCCTGCGGGACACGTTCATCATCGCCGGCTACACCAACCCGGCCGCCGCCAACCGCCACAACGAGATCTGGTTCCTGCAGCGgccctga
- the LOC125327004 gene encoding heme-binding protein 2-like isoform X2 translates to MDAWEAASTGNGRGKPAPNSTGAEPSLKPQVAMCGSVADMAEPIQQLTRNNNPQERQSIPFTLIQRKEKLGDLLYEKRQYGKAKWACIKMKEKQYEQSICLGFMKLMRYICEQNSSGLYLGITVPIVTIVHTNEALSAMTQAVTVAYYLPEVLQDEPPHPFDSDIIIEEWPATIVYSRSFRGITNEDSIMREINLLAAILESPELCLRDTFIIAGYTNPAAANRHNEIWFLQRP, encoded by the exons ATGGACGCTTGGGAAGCTGCAAGCACAGGGAATGGGAGAGGAAAACCTGCTCCTAACAGCACCGGGGCAGAACCCAG CCTCAAGCCTCAGGTGGCAATGTGTGGTTCTGTTGCAGACATGGCAGAGCCCATCCAGCAGCTGACCAGGAATAACAACCCTCAGGAGAGACAGAGCATCCCCTTCACCCTGATCCAGCGCAAGGAGAAG ctgGGAGATCTGCTCTATGAGAAAAGGCAGTATGGGAAAGCCAAGTGGGCTTGTATAAAGATGAAAGAGAAGCAGTACGAACAGAGCATCTGCCTGGGGTTCATGAAGCTCATGAGGTACATCTGTGAGCAGAACTCCTCAG GGCTGTACCTGGGGATCACGGTCCCCATCGTGACCATCGTGCACACCAACGAGGCGCTGTCGGCGATGACACAGGCGGTGACAGTGGCCTATTACCTGCCCGAGGTGCTGCAGGACGAGCCCCCACACCCCTTCGACTCCGACATCATCATCGAGGAGTGGCCTGCCACCATTGTCTACAGCAG GAGCTTCCGAGGGATCACCAACGAAGACTCGATCATGAGAGAGATCAACCTGCTGGCAGCCATCCTGGAGAGCCCCGAGCTGTGCCTGCGGGACACGTTCATCATCGCCGGCTACACCAACCCGGCCGCCGCCAACCGCCACAACGAGATCTGGTTCCTGCAGCGgccctga